One segment of Pontibacter akesuensis DNA contains the following:
- a CDS encoding c-type cytochrome, which produces MKKIQTSLGSLLRQSLLPAIKGSATAILCGAMLFSCSSGESENYYDGYKAENGVLEDATAKAEAPAADDGKGIGPVKTVALGEQVDEALAANGQAIFEGKCAACHQLSDQKIVGPGLAGVTERRKPEWVMNMIINPEEMTKKDPEAKKLLAEHLTQMTNQNINEPDARALLEFLRKNDTEG; this is translated from the coding sequence ATGAAAAAAATACAAACAAGCCTGGGAAGTCTGCTGAGACAAAGCCTGTTACCTGCGATCAAAGGAAGCGCTACGGCTATACTTTGCGGTGCCATGCTTTTTAGCTGCTCATCAGGCGAAAGCGAGAACTACTACGACGGTTACAAAGCGGAAAATGGCGTTTTGGAAGATGCCACAGCGAAAGCCGAAGCTCCTGCAGCCGATGACGGCAAGGGAATAGGCCCGGTTAAAACAGTAGCGCTGGGGGAGCAGGTGGATGAGGCACTCGCCGCAAATGGCCAGGCCATCTTCGAGGGTAAGTGCGCAGCCTGTCATCAGTTGTCAGACCAGAAGATTGTAGGTCCGGGACTGGCTGGGGTTACAGAGCGCCGCAAGCCTGAGTGGGTAATGAACATGATCATCAACCCTGAGGAGATGACCAAAAAAGACCCTGAAGCGAAAAAACTGCTGGCCGAGCACCTGACCCAGATGACGAACCAGAACATTAACGAACCGGATGCCCGCGCACTGCTGGAGTTCCTGAGAAAGAACGACACCGAAGGATAA
- a CDS encoding ABC transporter ATP-binding protein, with protein MITIENLRKSYGKLQVLQDVSVTFAAGKVISIIGPNGAGKTTVSKCILGMVLPDSGDIKMNGKSVLKQHAYRRQIGYMSQIGRYPENMTIRQVIEMMRDIRKDVKEVDEELIGLYRLKEMYDKRMGALSGGTKQKVSAALAFMFNPQVLILDEPTAGLDPISAEILKCKILKERKKGKLVLITSHIMSEVEEVADEVMCLVDGHVKFYETISSLKQQTNEERLSKAIAKIMNEEVKP; from the coding sequence ATGATAACGATAGAAAACTTACGCAAGTCCTACGGTAAACTGCAGGTGCTCCAGGATGTGAGTGTAACCTTTGCTGCAGGCAAAGTGATCTCCATTATCGGACCGAACGGCGCCGGCAAAACCACCGTGAGCAAGTGCATCCTGGGCATGGTGCTGCCCGACAGCGGCGATATAAAAATGAATGGCAAAAGCGTTCTGAAGCAACATGCCTACCGCAGGCAGATTGGCTATATGTCCCAAATTGGCCGCTACCCCGAGAACATGACGATCCGGCAGGTGATCGAGATGATGCGCGACATTCGCAAGGATGTGAAGGAAGTAGATGAGGAGCTGATTGGGTTGTACAGGCTGAAGGAGATGTACGACAAACGCATGGGCGCCTTGTCTGGCGGCACCAAGCAGAAAGTAAGTGCGGCGCTGGCTTTTATGTTCAACCCGCAGGTGCTGATCCTGGATGAACCAACTGCCGGCCTCGACCCGATTTCTGCAGAAATTCTGAAGTGCAAAATCTTGAAGGAGCGCAAAAAAGGGAAACTGGTGTTGATCACATCGCACATCATGAGCGAAGTGGAGGAGGTGGCCGATGAGGTGATGTGCCTGGTGGACGGCCACGTGAAATTCTACGAGACCATCAGCAGCCTGAAGCAGCAGACAAACGAAGAGCGCCTAAGCAAGGCCATCGCCAAAATTATGAATGAGGAGGTTAAGCCATGA
- a CDS encoding nitrous oxide reductase family maturation protein NosD, translating to MKNLSNTFILTCTFILLLLAPNAFGSTLKVCKTCRYTSVKQAVQKANPGDTILVSGGVYRESGIDINKPLTLIGQNNAVIDGNFTGQLLTVTADNVTILGLTLKNVATSYTRDDAAIRVMGRQNIRIVGNTILKTYYGIYLQNSEKVLIKNNNILGDNTDRNESALGNAIHLYYTDEVEISGNNVQGHRDGIYLEVVKNSQVHRNTSHKNLRYGLHFMFSDGNTYTYNTFRKNGAGVAVMYTRNVRMEHNTFEDNWGAASYGLLLKEINNSVIHHNLFRRNTTAIHMESSSRLDIKHNDFERNGWAIKLMTTCIEDTFRLNNFTGNSFDVSTNGKSQYNYFENNYWEKYTGYDLNKDKVGDVPYRPVSLYAMLVEQVPPSVMLMRSFMVNLLDNMEKVLPSIIPEHLVDKFPLMKKIDHDNDRKLTQVLR from the coding sequence ATGAAAAATTTAAGTAACACCTTTATACTTACCTGCACCTTTATACTACTGTTGCTGGCTCCAAATGCCTTCGGCAGTACACTGAAGGTGTGCAAAACCTGTCGCTATACTTCGGTGAAGCAGGCGGTGCAAAAAGCCAATCCAGGCGACACCATACTTGTTTCCGGTGGGGTGTACAGGGAATCCGGAATAGATATTAACAAGCCATTAACGCTGATCGGTCAGAACAACGCCGTAATTGATGGCAACTTTACCGGCCAGCTCCTGACCGTAACGGCTGACAATGTAACCATACTGGGGCTCACGCTTAAGAATGTGGCCACCAGCTACACTCGCGACGATGCCGCGATTAGGGTAATGGGGCGCCAGAACATCCGCATTGTCGGCAACACCATTCTGAAGACATACTATGGCATTTACCTGCAGAATTCGGAAAAAGTTCTCATCAAAAACAATAATATATTGGGTGATAACACTGACCGGAATGAGTCGGCCTTAGGAAACGCCATCCATTTATACTATACCGACGAGGTGGAGATAAGCGGCAACAACGTGCAGGGCCACCGCGACGGTATTTACCTAGAAGTGGTGAAAAACAGTCAGGTGCACCGCAATACAAGCCATAAGAACCTACGCTATGGGCTGCACTTTATGTTCTCAGATGGCAATACCTATACGTACAATACCTTCCGGAAAAACGGGGCGGGCGTGGCGGTGATGTATACACGAAACGTGCGGATGGAGCACAACACGTTTGAAGATAACTGGGGTGCCGCTTCTTACGGGCTGCTCCTGAAAGAAATAAACAACAGTGTGATTCACCACAACCTCTTCCGCCGCAACACCACGGCCATACACATGGAAAGCTCCAGCCGACTGGACATTAAACACAACGATTTTGAGCGCAACGGCTGGGCCATCAAGCTGATGACGACCTGCATAGAGGACACGTTCCGGTTGAACAACTTTACCGGCAACTCCTTTGATGTCAGCACCAATGGCAAATCGCAGTACAATTACTTCGAAAACAACTATTGGGAGAAGTATACCGGCTACGACCTGAACAAAGACAAAGTAGGAGATGTGCCCTACCGGCCGGTGAGTTTGTATGCCATGCTGGTGGAGCAGGTGCCGCCTTCGGTGATGCTGATGCGCAGTTTTATGGTAAACCTGTTGGATAACATGGAGAAAGTGCTGCCGAGCATCATACCTGAGCACCTGGTAGATAAATTCCCCTTAATGAAGAAGATTGACCATGATAACGATAGAAAACTTACGCAAGTCCTACGGTAA
- a CDS encoding transporter family protein, protein MKKLFILALAFAGISFTSQACDGGCTMGGSYLGILPQVHKNLFGVRYLNSSYTITSTYTHLHDGVPETHHEQTDNIFRTAELWGRYTPIRGMQVFAFVPYRFNEHVMPDMTHRSSGLGDVTLLANYAVINTGDSLNYTLKHTLRVGGGIKLPTGSFSSGHDHGPVSMQPGTGSTDYIVTGIYTIRFDKLGLNSDVTYNRNNKNSAGYQFGNCLSASSNLFYWQNMGSEVTLLPSAGLYYEKAEADKVSGEVNAQTGDESMYGNLGLSVYLQNFSVSAMLQKNISTTTNRDTKGNSRTQLGVAYLF, encoded by the coding sequence ATGAAAAAGCTATTTATACTTGCCCTAGCCTTTGCAGGCATAAGTTTCACCAGCCAGGCCTGCGACGGCGGCTGCACCATGGGAGGAAGCTACCTGGGCATTCTGCCTCAGGTGCACAAAAACCTGTTTGGCGTACGCTACCTGAACAGCTCCTACACCATTACCAGCACCTATACCCACTTGCATGATGGGGTACCGGAGACACACCACGAGCAAACAGATAATATTTTCCGCACCGCCGAGCTTTGGGGCCGCTATACCCCAATAAGGGGAATGCAGGTATTCGCCTTTGTGCCTTACCGCTTTAACGAGCACGTGATGCCTGACATGACGCACCGCAGCAGCGGCCTTGGGGATGTGACCCTGCTGGCCAACTATGCGGTAATCAATACCGGCGACAGCCTGAATTATACCTTAAAGCACACCTTGCGCGTGGGCGGCGGCATCAAATTGCCCACAGGCTCCTTTTCTTCCGGCCACGATCATGGCCCTGTCAGCATGCAGCCCGGCACCGGCAGCACCGACTATATCGTAACCGGCATTTACACCATCCGCTTTGATAAGCTCGGCCTGAACTCAGATGTGACTTACAATCGCAACAACAAGAACAGCGCCGGCTATCAGTTTGGCAATTGCCTTAGCGCCTCCTCCAACCTGTTTTACTGGCAGAATATGGGCAGTGAAGTTACGCTACTGCCCAGCGCCGGCCTCTACTACGAAAAGGCAGAGGCAGACAAAGTAAGCGGCGAGGTGAACGCGCAAACGGGGGACGAGAGCATGTATGGCAACCTGGGACTGAGCGTGTACCTGCAGAACTTCTCGGTAAGCGCCATGCTGCAGAAAAACATCAGCACCACCACCAACCGCGATACCAAAGGAAACAGCCGCACGCAACTTGGCGTCGCCTACCTTTTTTAA
- a CDS encoding nitric-oxide reductase large subunit, which yields MKYKKLWLGFLAVIVGSFAVLGYYGSEIYREAPPIPKQVVTASGKVIFTQEDIQDGQNVWQSIGGQELGSIWGHGAYVAPDWSAEWLHKEALYFVNVWAQQEKGVPYDELDEELQAMLQARLQKQIRANTYNPATGVLTISDLRAEAIADVSAHYTALFTDDPALAEHRDAYAMADNTVKDPERMRKLNAFFFWTSWACITERPGQAITYTNNWPADKLVGNEPSSYLIIWTGFSVIILIAGVGLLAYYYASNKEDEIDHSKLPKQDPLLGLKATPSMKATLKYIWIVTALIVVQVTLGVVTAHYGVEGQALYGFPLADYLPYSITRTWHVQLAIFWIATSWLATGLYIAPAVSGYEPKFQKLGVDFLFICLLIIVAGSLAGQWYGVMQKLGYGENFWFGHQGYEYVDLGRFWQIFLLVGLFLWLGLMVRAIMPAFKNDVEGRHLLGMFLISSAAIAIFYASGLMWGQHTNLAIAEYWRWWVVHLWVEGFFEVFATVVIAFLFVRMGLLETKMATATVLFSTIIFLFGGIIGTFHHLYFSGTPTSVMALGATFSALEVVPLVLIGFEAYHNLEISRATQWIKAYKWPIYCFIAVAFWNLVGAGVFGFVINPPIALYYMQGLNTTPVHAHTALFGVYGMLGIGLMLFVVKCLSARRRWKDGVISFAFWSINIGLMLMVLISVLPIGLLQTWASVEYGLWYARSMEFMQTDTMEILRWLRVVGDTIFAGGVVALAWFIIGLKTGWSLEEDTDVSLEDYPSSEVKKEAKS from the coding sequence ATGAAATACAAAAAGCTCTGGCTGGGATTTTTAGCCGTGATAGTCGGCTCCTTCGCTGTTCTCGGGTACTACGGTTCCGAGATTTACCGGGAGGCGCCTCCCATTCCAAAACAAGTTGTCACTGCCTCAGGTAAGGTGATCTTCACTCAGGAGGATATACAGGATGGCCAGAACGTATGGCAGTCTATAGGCGGGCAGGAATTAGGTTCTATCTGGGGCCACGGCGCCTACGTTGCACCTGATTGGAGCGCCGAATGGCTGCACAAAGAGGCGCTTTACTTTGTGAACGTTTGGGCGCAGCAGGAAAAAGGCGTTCCATACGACGAACTGGATGAGGAGCTGCAAGCCATGCTGCAGGCCCGTCTGCAGAAGCAGATCCGCGCTAATACTTACAATCCGGCAACAGGTGTTCTCACCATTTCTGACCTGCGTGCCGAGGCCATAGCCGATGTAAGTGCGCACTATACTGCCCTCTTCACAGATGATCCGGCCCTGGCTGAACACCGCGATGCCTACGCCATGGCCGACAATACGGTGAAAGATCCGGAGCGCATGCGTAAGCTGAATGCCTTCTTCTTCTGGACTTCCTGGGCCTGCATAACCGAACGCCCCGGTCAGGCAATTACCTACACCAACAACTGGCCTGCAGATAAACTGGTGGGCAACGAACCAAGCTCATACCTCATCATCTGGACAGGCTTCAGTGTGATTATACTTATTGCGGGTGTTGGTTTGCTGGCCTACTATTATGCCTCTAACAAAGAGGATGAGATTGACCATTCCAAACTGCCGAAGCAGGACCCGCTGTTGGGTCTCAAAGCTACGCCATCCATGAAGGCGACGCTAAAGTACATCTGGATTGTGACAGCCCTGATTGTGGTGCAGGTGACGTTGGGCGTGGTAACGGCGCACTACGGTGTGGAAGGACAGGCGCTTTATGGCTTCCCGCTGGCTGATTACCTACCCTACTCTATTACACGCACCTGGCACGTGCAGCTGGCCATTTTCTGGATTGCTACTTCCTGGCTTGCTACGGGTCTATACATCGCCCCGGCTGTGTCTGGTTATGAGCCGAAGTTCCAGAAGCTGGGCGTTGACTTTCTGTTTATCTGCCTACTCATAATTGTGGCTGGCTCACTGGCCGGGCAGTGGTACGGCGTGATGCAAAAACTGGGCTACGGCGAGAACTTCTGGTTCGGACACCAAGGCTATGAGTATGTAGACCTGGGCCGTTTCTGGCAGATCTTCCTGCTGGTGGGGCTGTTCCTGTGGCTGGGGCTGATGGTGCGCGCCATTATGCCTGCCTTTAAAAACGATGTCGAAGGGCGCCACCTGCTGGGCATGTTCCTGATCTCGTCGGCTGCCATCGCCATTTTCTACGCCTCCGGCCTGATGTGGGGCCAGCACACCAACCTGGCCATTGCCGAGTACTGGCGCTGGTGGGTGGTGCACCTGTGGGTAGAAGGCTTCTTTGAGGTGTTTGCCACTGTGGTGATTGCGTTCCTGTTCGTGCGCATGGGCCTGCTGGAAACAAAAATGGCGACGGCTACCGTGCTGTTCTCCACCATCATTTTCCTGTTCGGCGGTATCATCGGCACCTTCCACCACTTATACTTCAGCGGCACACCAACTTCGGTGATGGCACTGGGAGCCACCTTCAGCGCTCTGGAAGTAGTACCGCTCGTGCTAATTGGTTTTGAAGCATACCACAACCTGGAGATCAGCCGCGCCACCCAGTGGATCAAAGCCTACAAATGGCCAATATACTGCTTCATAGCGGTTGCGTTCTGGAACCTGGTAGGTGCCGGCGTATTCGGTTTCGTAATCAACCCGCCGATTGCGCTTTACTATATGCAAGGGCTTAATACTACGCCTGTACACGCCCACACCGCCTTGTTTGGTGTGTACGGCATGCTGGGTATTGGTTTGATGCTGTTCGTGGTGAAATGTCTCTCTGCCCGCCGCCGCTGGAAGGACGGTGTGATCAGCTTTGCGTTCTGGTCTATCAATATCGGCCTGATGCTAATGGTGCTGATCAGTGTGCTGCCAATCGGTCTGCTGCAGACATGGGCCAGTGTGGAGTACGGCCTGTGGTACGCCCGCTCTATGGAGTTTATGCAAACCGACACCATGGAAATTCTGCGCTGGCTGCGCGTGGTGGGTGATACCATCTTCGCGGGTGGTGTAGTGGCCCTGGCCTGGTTCATCATCGGTCTGAAAACCGGGTGGTCGCTGGAAGAGGACACCGATGTTTCACTGGAGGATTACCCTTCTTCTGAAGTTAAAAAAGAAGCCAAGTCTTAG
- the nosZ gene encoding Sec-dependent nitrous-oxide reductase, translating to METLINKLKAAALKMTLLMALAAGAAFQGCSGTEQGNSKDEAVSADAATAVYVAPGEHDELYSFLSGGFNGQVSVYGIPSGRLLKIIPVFTQFAENGYGYNEESKAMLMTSHGFVPWDDLHHPKLSRADGMADGRWLFVNGNNTPRVARVDLKTFETVEIMEIPNSAGNHCSPYPTNNNEYVLAGTRFSVPLDMKGGTQDVSLNDYKDKFRGSISFIKVDKEHGDMELDFQILVPGFDYDLANGGKGPSEDWVFFTTYNTEKSATLKELGASQNDRDYLAAINWKLAAKYAAEGKAKEMPANYYHNKMDHNSHIAKSTVKKTVRYLLPEDCPGMMYLLPAPKSPHGIDVDPTGEYMVVNGKLASSLPVFAFSKMQKAIKNKDFDGEVNGIPVLKYESVLAAEVKEPGLGPLHTEFDGKGNAYSTMFVSSEVVKWSLKDFQVKDRMPVYYSPGHLMIPGGDTREPYGKYMVVMNKITKDRFLPTGPELMHSAQLIDISGEKMKMLLDFPTVAEPHYAQGIRADLVAPNSVKFFKLDENTHPEAVKSEKDVSVTRNGRNVKINMTSIRSHFTPDNIEGVQVGDTVLFHVTNLEQDWDVPHGFAIMGANNAETLIMPGATQTLKWVPQQAGIYPFYCTDFCSALHQEMQGYVRVSPRGSKVPISFSTGEKKPVPPATASVSK from the coding sequence ATGGAAACCCTGATCAATAAATTAAAAGCAGCGGCGCTTAAGATGACGCTGCTGATGGCGCTGGCAGCCGGCGCGGCGTTCCAAGGCTGTAGTGGCACGGAGCAAGGAAACAGCAAAGACGAAGCTGTGTCGGCCGATGCCGCAACCGCCGTTTACGTGGCCCCTGGCGAGCACGATGAGCTATACTCTTTTCTCTCTGGCGGCTTCAACGGGCAGGTATCGGTTTACGGTATTCCCTCTGGCAGGCTGCTGAAGATCATACCGGTGTTCACCCAGTTCGCGGAGAACGGCTACGGCTACAACGAGGAATCGAAAGCGATGCTGATGACTTCCCACGGCTTTGTGCCCTGGGACGACCTGCACCACCCGAAGCTCTCCCGCGCCGACGGCATGGCAGACGGACGCTGGCTCTTCGTTAACGGTAACAACACACCGCGCGTGGCCCGGGTTGACCTGAAGACTTTCGAGACGGTGGAGATCATGGAAATCCCGAACAGCGCCGGTAACCACTGCTCACCTTATCCTACGAACAACAACGAGTATGTGCTGGCCGGAACACGCTTCAGTGTGCCGCTCGACATGAAAGGCGGAACACAGGACGTGAGCCTGAACGACTATAAGGACAAGTTCAGAGGCTCTATTTCTTTCATCAAGGTAGACAAGGAGCATGGCGACATGGAACTGGACTTCCAGATCCTGGTACCTGGCTTCGACTATGACCTGGCTAACGGCGGTAAAGGCCCTTCTGAAGACTGGGTGTTCTTTACAACCTACAATACTGAGAAATCTGCCACGCTGAAAGAGCTTGGTGCCTCCCAGAACGACAGGGATTATCTGGCTGCCATCAACTGGAAACTCGCTGCCAAGTATGCGGCAGAGGGCAAGGCAAAGGAAATGCCGGCCAACTACTATCATAACAAGATGGACCACAACTCGCACATCGCCAAATCTACGGTGAAGAAAACAGTGCGCTACCTGCTGCCAGAGGATTGCCCGGGTATGATGTACCTGCTGCCTGCGCCTAAGTCGCCGCACGGTATTGACGTGGACCCAACTGGCGAGTACATGGTGGTGAACGGCAAACTGGCCTCATCGCTGCCAGTGTTCGCGTTCTCCAAAATGCAGAAGGCTATCAAGAACAAGGATTTTGATGGTGAGGTGAACGGTATTCCGGTGCTCAAGTATGAGTCTGTGCTGGCAGCCGAAGTGAAGGAGCCGGGCCTAGGGCCGCTGCACACCGAATTTGATGGCAAGGGCAATGCCTACTCTACCATGTTCGTGTCTTCTGAGGTAGTGAAGTGGAGCCTGAAGGACTTCCAGGTGAAAGACAGAATGCCGGTGTACTACTCTCCGGGTCACCTGATGATTCCGGGTGGCGATACACGGGAACCATACGGCAAGTACATGGTGGTGATGAACAAGATCACAAAAGACCGTTTCCTGCCTACAGGTCCTGAATTGATGCACTCTGCGCAGTTGATCGACATCAGCGGCGAAAAAATGAAGATGCTCCTCGACTTCCCGACAGTGGCTGAACCGCACTACGCCCAAGGTATACGGGCTGATTTAGTGGCGCCGAACAGCGTGAAGTTCTTCAAACTGGATGAGAACACCCACCCTGAAGCCGTAAAGAGCGAGAAAGACGTGAGCGTGACCAGAAACGGCAGAAACGTGAAGATCAATATGACCTCCATCCGAAGCCACTTCACACCGGATAACATTGAAGGGGTGCAGGTTGGCGACACGGTGCTCTTCCACGTGACAAACCTGGAGCAGGACTGGGATGTACCGCACGGATTCGCAATAATGGGTGCCAATAACGCCGAAACGCTGATCATGCCGGGAGCCACCCAAACCCTTAAGTGGGTGCCACAGCAGGCTGGTATCTACCCGTTCTACTGCACTGACTTCTGCTCTGCGCTGCACCAGGAGATGCAAGGCTACGTACGGGTTTCCCCGAGAGGATCTAAAGTACCGATCAGCTTCTCTACCGGAGAGAAAAAGCCGGTACCGCCAGCAACAGCCTCTGTAAGCAAATAA
- a CDS encoding 6-pyruvoyl trahydropterin synthase family protein — MNIIRLTRLFTFEMAHALQGYDGPCSHIHGHSYRLEVTITGIPIQEKGHPKNGMVLDFGDLKKLVQETIVDEVDHALLLSQDSPAELISMLQQLQHKLVLTPYQPTCENMLLDFRTKLRNKLPENLSLHCLKLWETQSSFAEWYAADEVKLKN; from the coding sequence ATGAACATAATACGGTTAACGCGCCTGTTCACCTTCGAGATGGCGCACGCGCTGCAGGGGTACGATGGCCCCTGTAGCCACATTCACGGGCACAGCTACCGCCTGGAGGTAACCATTACCGGCATACCCATCCAGGAGAAAGGGCATCCTAAAAATGGGATGGTGCTGGACTTCGGTGATCTGAAAAAGCTGGTTCAGGAAACAATTGTAGATGAGGTAGACCATGCCCTGCTGTTGAGTCAGGATAGCCCGGCAGAACTGATCAGCATGTTGCAGCAGTTGCAGCACAAACTGGTTTTAACACCTTACCAGCCAACCTGTGAAAACATGCTGCTTGATTTCAGAACAAAGCTCCGCAACAAATTACCTGAGAACCTCTCACTGCACTGCTTAAAGCTTTGGGAAACGCAGAGTTCATTTGCCGAGTGGTATGCCGCAGACGAAGTAAAACTGAAGAACTAA
- a CDS encoding ABC transporter permease, translated as MSKIIKYVLYDIVKSKIIIAYTVFLLLLSIGLFNLGGSPDKGILSLLNLIILTVPLISIVFATTHFYNSYEFMELLVAQPINRRKIFLGEFFGVALSLSAAFWVGVGLPVLLFGASLTGLYLLLTGIFITFIFVALAFLSSVITRDKAKGIGIALMLWFYFALLYDGIVLFILYTFADYPLEYATLAMTALNPVDLGRIMVLLNLDVSALMGYTGALYKSIFGSLLGIGMSFGLLLAWVLLPLLSSSRIFTKRDL; from the coding sequence ATGAGCAAAATTATCAAATACGTGCTTTACGACATTGTTAAAAGCAAGATCATTATTGCCTACACGGTGTTTCTGCTGCTGCTTTCCATCGGCTTGTTTAACCTGGGAGGCAGTCCGGATAAAGGCATTCTAAGCCTGCTGAATTTAATAATACTCACAGTGCCGCTTATCAGCATTGTGTTTGCCACCACGCACTTTTACAACTCCTACGAGTTTATGGAGCTGCTGGTAGCTCAGCCGATCAACCGCCGCAAGATTTTCCTGGGCGAGTTCTTTGGGGTTGCCTTGTCGCTTTCTGCCGCTTTTTGGGTGGGGGTGGGGCTGCCGGTGCTGCTTTTCGGGGCCAGCCTTACAGGCTTGTACCTGCTGCTGACGGGCATCTTTATCACCTTTATTTTTGTGGCGCTGGCGTTTCTATCCTCCGTTATCACCCGTGATAAAGCCAAAGGCATTGGCATCGCGCTGATGCTGTGGTTTTACTTTGCGCTGCTCTACGATGGGATAGTGCTGTTTATACTTTACACCTTTGCAGATTACCCGCTGGAGTACGCCACGCTGGCGATGACGGCGCTAAACCCGGTAGACCTGGGACGGATCATGGTACTGCTGAACCTGGATGTGTCGGCGCTAATGGGCTATACCGGTGCGCTCTACAAGAGCATCTTCGGAAGCCTGTTGGGAATAGGAATGTCTTTTGGATTGCTGCTGGCCTGGGTGCTCCTGCCTTTGCTAAGCTCCAGCAGAATTTTCACGAAACGGGATCTATAG
- a CDS encoding nitrous oxide reductase accessory protein NosL: MKQVIQDSLSLLMLLFLLAGCSVEPKPIAYGAANCAHCSMTLSDKRYGAELVNDKGRAYFFDSAECLAAYVVDQPELGNKAAFLMVTNYTNPEELIEAQKAYFLQSEALPSPMGMNLTALAEAATAGEMQQQLGGQVLSWDQVLLAVQNDEKFK, from the coding sequence ATGAAACAAGTCATTCAAGATTCTTTGAGCCTGCTGATGCTGCTTTTCCTGCTGGCAGGCTGCAGCGTTGAGCCGAAGCCGATTGCGTACGGTGCCGCCAACTGCGCCCACTGCAGCATGACGCTGTCTGACAAACGGTATGGCGCAGAGCTGGTGAACGATAAGGGCAGGGCTTATTTTTTTGACTCTGCCGAGTGTCTGGCTGCCTACGTGGTAGACCAGCCTGAGCTGGGGAATAAGGCCGCCTTCCTGATGGTCACCAACTACACAAACCCCGAGGAGCTGATAGAGGCGCAAAAGGCATACTTTCTGCAAAGCGAGGCGCTGCCAAGCCCCATGGGAATGAACCTGACTGCGCTGGCAGAAGCGGCGACCGCAGGAGAGATGCAACAGCAACTGGGGGGGCAGGTATTATCCTGGGACCAGGTGCTATTAGCCGTACAGAACGATGAAAAATTTAAGTAA